In Choloepus didactylus isolate mChoDid1 chromosome X, mChoDid1.pri, whole genome shotgun sequence, a genomic segment contains:
- the LOC119523157 gene encoding LOW QUALITY PROTEIN: ankyrin repeat family A protein 2-like (The sequence of the model RefSeq protein was modified relative to this genomic sequence to represent the inferred CDS: inserted 2 bases in 1 codon) — translation MATSANLDIGAQLIVEECPSNYSLTGMPDIKIERPLDSNSEEGSAQGVTMGMKFILPNRFDMNVCSRFLKSLNEEDSKNIQDQVNSDLEVASVLFKAECNIHTSPSPGIQVRHVYTPSTTKHFSPIKQSTTLTNKHRGNEVSTTPLLANSLSIHQLAAQGEMLYLATRIEQXGADPQLLGKGRESALSLACSKGYTDIVKMLLDCGVDVNEYDWNGGTPLLYAVHGNHVKCVKMLLENGADPTIETDSGYNSMDLAVALGYRSVQQVIESHLLKLLQNIKE, via the exons ATGGCTACATCAGCAAATCTGGATATTGGAGCCCAGCTGATTGTGGAAGAATGTCCCAGCAATTATAGTCTAACTGGCATGCCAGATATTAAAATAGAACGTCCACTGGACTCAAATTCAGAAGAAGGATCGGCTCAGGGTGTTACCATGGGAATGAAATTCATATTGCCTAACCGTTTTGATATGAACGTGTGTTCTCGTTTCCTGAAGTCCTTAAATGAAGAGGATAGTAAAAATATCCAAGATCAGGTTAACTCTGACCTGGAGGTGGCATCTGTCTTATTTAAAGCTGAATGCAATATCCATACATCGCCTTCTCCAGGAATTCAAGTAAGACATGTCTACACTCCCTCTACAACAAAGCATTTCTCACCCATAAAACAGTCAACTACTTTAACCAACAAGCACAGAGGAAATGAGGTCTCTACCACACCTCTATTAGCAAATTCCTTGTCTATTCACCAATTGGCTGCTCAAGGGGAGATGCTCTATCTGGCTACTCGTATTGAACA AGGTGCTGATCCTCAACTTTTAGGAAAAGGTCGAGAAAGTGCGCTGTCATTGGCCTGTAGTAAGGGCTACACAGATATTGTCAAAATGCTGCTTGATTGCGGAGTTGATGTAAATGAATATGATTGGAATGGGGGGACACCTTTGCTTTATGCTGTACATGGAAATCATGTGAAATGTGTAAAAATGCTCTTAGAAAATGGAGCTGACCCAACAATTGAAACTGACTCTGGATATAATTCTATGGATTTAGCTGTAGCCTTGGGCTATAGAAGTGTTCAACAGGTTATTGAGTCGCATTTATTGAAGCTGCTTCAAAATATTAAGGAGTAG